The proteins below are encoded in one region of Sander lucioperca isolate FBNREF2018 chromosome 11, SLUC_FBN_1.2, whole genome shotgun sequence:
- the slc10a4 gene encoding sodium/bile acid cotransporter 4, producing the protein MENSSLLGGDAQNAGLIDFLMSDTLDQVVDFPQDTAMAGLVAGSAIFLEGSTFRTAAGAEFMAAPPTESPHLMPAFWDSPLSHGINVFVGLVLCFTMLGLGCTVEISQLGQHIRRPIGVLLALVCQFVIMPLVAFLLALAFSLDDVAAMAVLLCGCCPGGNLSNIMCLLVHGEMNLSIIMTISSTLLALVLMPLCLWIYSRAWINTPVVNLMPFGAIILTLCSTLIPIGLGVMLRYRYTRVADIVLKVSLWSLLVTLVMLFILTGAMLGPELLSTIPPSVYVVAVLMPLCGYAAGYGLAMLFELPPNSCRSVSLETGCQNVQLCTAILKLAFPPQLMGGMYMFPLLYALFQAAEAGIFILAYRMYRKKVLHKPDPTGDSEDTDITYQRFQDEEYIDSSYGAVTVSDPNTIMLDPCPPDPTPV; encoded by the exons ATGGAGAACTCCAGCCTGTTGGGTGGCGACGCACAGAATGCTGGCTTGATAGACTTTCTTATGTCGGACACTTTGGATCAAGTTGTGGATTTTCCACAGGACACTGCCATGGCTGGATTAGTGGCCGGTAGTGCCATCTTCCTTGAAGGCAGCACCTTCAGGACTGCCGCTGGAGCGGAGTTTATGGCCGCTCCGCCGACGGAATCCCCTCACCTGATGCCTGCCTTTTGGGATTCCCCGCTCAGTCACGGAATCAATGTGTTTGTGGGACTTGTTCTTTGCTTCACTATGCTGGGGCTGGGCTGCACGGTGGAGATCAGCCAGCTTGGGCAGCACATCCGCCGACCCATTGGGGTGCTGCTGGCACTGGTGTGTCAGTTTGTTATCATGCCCTTGGTGGCCTTTCTTTTGGCTTTAGCCTTCTCTCTGGATGATGTGGCGGCGATGGCTGTTCTACTCTGTGGCTGCTGCCCCGGAGGAAACTTATCAAATATCATGTGTCTGCTGGTGCACGGAGAGATGAATCTAAG CATCATCATGACCATATCTTCCACTCTGCTGGCGCTCGTGCTGATGCCACTGTGTCTGTGGATCTACAGCCGGGCCTGGATCAACACACCTGTGGTCAACCTCATGCCCTTCGGGGCCATCATCCTGACCCTGTGCAGCACTCTCATCCCCATTGGTTTGGGAGTTATGCTGAGGTACCGATACACGCGTGTGGCCGACATTGTTTTAAAG GTATCCCTGTGGTCTCTGCTAGTCACCCTTGTGATGCTGTTCATCCTGACTGGAGCGATGCTGGGGCCGGAGCTCCTGTCCACCATCCCGCCCTCGGTCTACGTGGTGGCCGTCCTGATGCCTCTGTGTGGCTACGCTGCAGGCTACGGCCTGGCCATGCTCTTTGAACTGCCACCCAACAGCTGCAGGTCAGTCTCTCTGGAAACGGGATGCCAGAACGTGCAGCTGTGCACTGCCATCCTGAAGCTGGCCTTCCCCCCTCAGCTGATGGGAGGGATGTATATGTTCCCTCTGCTGTACGCCCTGTTCCAAGCAGCCGAGGCTGGCATTTTCATCCTGGCCTACAGGATGTACAGGAAGAAGGTCTTGCACAAACCAGACCCCACTGGGGACAGCGAGGACACGGATATAACTTATCAAAGGTTTCAGGATGAAGAATACATTGACTCTTCTTATGGTGCCGTAACAGTGAGTGACCCAAACACCATCATGTTGGACCCCTGTCCTCCTGATCCAACTCCTGTTTAA
- the zar1 gene encoding zygote arrest protein 1, translating to MATYGDEPVDSYYYSSYNPYTGRYPRPKDAGWKYKSYLAHYGDTSDAFNNHQRAQLKSILSQINPKLTPRLRKANTKDVAVQVNPKKDASVQCSIGPRTLLAMKRDSRRKGKQEPASPNISGSPKVAVHYPRTLALYSPIAYRSITSFLVNDDDDDNNNSKEASCGESQNGEPPDFDGKKSEDNQAGENGKTAKLPDQRKMPKSKKQVKRDDVPLTTEGSKDKARVRFQFLEQKYGYYHCRECNLRWESAYVWCVQGTNKVYFKQFCRKCQKDFNPYRVEDITCHTCNKARCSCAITQRHVDPKRPHRQDLCGRCKGKRLSCESTFSFKYII from the exons ATGGCAACGTATGGTGACGAGCCAGTCGACAGCTATTATTATTCATCTTACAACCCTTACACGGGCAGATACCCCCGGCCTAAAGACGCGGGGTGGAAATATAAAAGTTACCTGGCCCACTATGGGGACACTTCGGATGCATTCAACAACCACCAGCGCGCCCAGCTGAAGTCTATCTTATCTCAAATCAATCCCAAACTCACCCCGAGGCTCAGGAAGGCAAACACTAAAGATGTGGCGGTACAGGTCAACCCGAAGAAGGACGCCTCGGTGCAGTGCTCCATCGGCCCGCGGACCCTCCTGGCCATGAAGCGGGACTCCCGGCGCAAAGGAAAGCAGGAGCCCGCATCGCCCAACATCAGTGGCAGCCCTAAGGTCGCTGTACATTACCCCCGCACCCTCGCCCTGTATTCACCGATTGCCTACAGAAGCATTACCTCCTTCCTGGTCaatgacgacgacgacgacaacAATAACAGTAAGGAAGCCTCCTGTGGTGAGTCGCAGAACGGAGAGCCGCCCGACTTCGACGGGAAGAAGAGCGAAGATAACCAGGCTGGTGAGAACGGAAAGACCGCAAAGCTCCCAGACCAGCGCAAAATGCCCAAGTCCAAGAAACAGGTGAAGCGTGACGATGTGCCGCTAACTACAGAGGGGTCAAAGGACAAGGCGCGCGTGCGGTTCCAG TTTCTGGAACAGAAGTATGGATATTATCACTGCAGAGAATGCAATCTGCGATGGGAAAGTGCCTATGTTTGGTGCGTTCAGGGCACCAACAAG GTTTACTTCAAACAGTTCTGTAGGAAATGCCAAAAGGACTTCAACCCATACCGTGTTGAAGACATCACATGTCAC ACTTGCAACAAAGCACGCTGTTCCTGTGCAATTACACAACGCCACGTTGACCCCAAGCGGCCCCACAGACAGGACTTGTGCGGCAGGTGCAAAGGCAAGCGGCTGTCCTGCGAAAGCACTTTCAGCTTCAAATACATCATCTAG